One window of Myxocyprinus asiaticus isolate MX2 ecotype Aquarium Trade chromosome 6, UBuf_Myxa_2, whole genome shotgun sequence genomic DNA carries:
- the them6 gene encoding protein THEM6-like, with the protein MEDTLLWILAVLLLLFCSLDVWYYLRVVFVVTRAWFLSPVFDITGEQTISGRVLLRDIDLCHMNNARYLRECDFARFSLYTRNGVFKALRALECTMVVGASTIRYRRPLRVGEAFELCSRIVTWDEKSFYLEQRFVSCNDGMVCAVMFCKQNVLRSSPEKILQYLCKRKVEVPEFPEDLQHWINFISASSKALRGEGGMDDKKNE; encoded by the exons AT GGAGGACACATTGCTGTGGATTCTGGCCGTGTTGTTACTTCTGTTCTGCAGTCTGGATGTGTGGTATTATTTACGCGTAGTGTTTGTGGTGACCAGAGCCTGGTTCCTCTCACCTGTATTTGACATCACAGGGGAGCAGACCATCAGCGGGCGAGTCCTTCTCCGTGACATTGACCTATGCCACATGAACAACGCCCGCTACCTACGCGAGTGTGACTTTGCCCGTTTTTCTCTATACACCCGCAATGGGGTGTTCAAGGCTTTAAGAGCCCTGGAGTGTACCATGGTTGTTGGGGCATCTACCATCCGCTACAGACGCCCATTGCGTGTGGGTGAGGCATTCGAGCTGTGCAGTCGAATCGTCACCTGGGACGAGAAGTCGTTTTACCTGGAGCAGCGGTTTGTGTCTTGTAATGATGGAATGGTCTGTGCCGTCATGTTCTGCAAACAGAATGTCCTGCGTAGCAGTCCGGAGAAGATCCTGCAATATCTGTGCAAAAGGAAG GTGGAAGTGCCGGAATTTCCTGAAGACCTGCAGCACTGGATCAATTTCATTTCTGCCAGCAGTAAAGCCCTCAGAGGAGAAGGTGGGATGGATGACAAAAAGAATGAATAA
- the LOC127443180 gene encoding protein THEM6 — protein MLLWFLSGSLVLFGSVDVWYFLRGSWMVIKSWFQGPIRDVLAEQIIHGRVLLHDLDYMCHMNNARYLRECDFARLAHCTRNGLFMAARALNATMVVGASTIRYRRSLALGEAFELRTRIVSWDEKSFYLEQRFVSKSDGFISAVMLCRQNVIRSSPEKILDFLCKRRVECPDIPEDLQHWIRFITASSQALRAESGLEEKTK, from the exons ATGCTGCTGTGGTTCCTGTCTGGGTCTCTGGTTCTGTTCGGCAGCGTTGATGTCTGGTACTTCCTGCGAGGCTCATGGATGGTCATCAAGTCTTGGTTTCAGGGTCCGATTCGAGATGTTCTGGCCGAGCAGATCATACACGGACGGGTTCTCCTGCACGATCTGGACTACATGTGCCACATGAATAACGCCCGCTACCTGCGCGAGTGCGACTTTGCCCGCTTGGCGCACTGCACCCGGAACGGGCTCTTCATGGCCGCCCGAGCGCTCAACGCCACGATGGTGGTCGGAGCCTCGACCATCCGCTACAGACGCTCTCTGGCGCTCGGCGAGGCGTTTGAGTTGCGAACCCGCATCGTGTCCTGGGATGAGAAGTCCTTTTATCTGGAGCAGAGATTCGTGTCCAAATCAGACGGGTTCATCTCTGCAGTGATGCTGTGCCGACAGAACGTCATACGCAGCTCTCCAGAGAAGATCTTGGATTTCCTTTGCAAGAGAAGG GTGGAGTGCCCTGACATCCCAGAGGACCTGCAGCATTGGATTAGGTTCATCACTGCCAGTAGTCAGGCACTGAGAGCAGAGAGTGGACTCGAGGAGAAGACCAAATGA
- the ftr67 gene encoding finTRIM family, member 67 isoform X1, giving the protein MAQAGVFLEHDQFNCSICLDVLKDPVTIPCGHSYCKGCIKGYWDQDDNLGIYGCPQCRQTFAPRPVLGRNTMLADVVEKLKKTGLHAGPTTSDPSQAKPGDVECDVCSGKKNKAFKSCLVCLASYCETHLQPHFESPAFQKHSLVSPSKKLQEQMCFRHDKLLEVFCRTDQQCICYLCLTDEHKGHDTVLATIEMNEKKNALVEMQRISQQRIKEREKELADLRRAAQMLTLSAQTALDESERIFTELVCSIERRRTEVKELIRGQERAAVNQAEAVLHQLEQEITELKKRHTELGELFQTEDHIAFLQNCRSLCVQPVPVDLPAITFEPNFGTVMTAVSEFQALLDDVCQGGFGNISEKVNDVTIIQSTIPKADSNLAIATPLLFGQTGQNPFTINAPTFSPFPLSSNGSRALSSRQRLHPRRRRK; this is encoded by the exons ATGGCGCAAGCTGGAGTTTTCCTGGAGCACGACCAGTTCAACTGTTCCATATGTCTGGATGTCTTAAAGGACCCTGTGACTATTCCATGTGGTCACAGCTATTGTAAAGGCTGCATTAAAGGATACTGGGACCAAGACGACAATCTGGGTATTTATGGCTGTCCTCAGTGCAGACAGACCTTTGCACCCAGACCTGTGCTTGGCAGGAACACCATGCTGGCTGATGTCGTTGAGAAACTAAAGAAGACAGGGCTCCATGCTGGGCCAACAACCTCTGATCCGAGCCAAGCCAAGCCAGGGGACGTGGAGTGTGATGTATGTTCTGGAAAGAAAAACAAAGCCTTTAAATCGTGTCTGGTTTGTCTTGCGTCCTATTGTGAGACCCACCTTCAACCTCACTTCGAGTCCCCGGCCTTTCAGAAACACAGTCTGGTGTCTCCTTCAAAGAAGCTACAAGAACAGATGTGCTTTCGACACGATAAGCTATTGGAGGTTTTCTGTCGCACGGATCAGCAGTGTATTTGTTACCTTTGTTTAACCGATGAGCACAAAGGGCATGACACTGTTCTGGCTACAATAGAGATGAATGAGAAAAAG AATGCTCTCGTGGAGATGCAGAGGATTTCCCAGCAGAGAATTAAGGAAAGAGAGAAGGAGTTGGCTGACCTGAGACGGGCTGCACAGATGCTCACA CTTTCCGCACAGACAGCACTCGACGAGAGTGAGCGTATTTTCACAGAACTGGTGTGCTCTATAGAGCGGCGCCGCACTGAAGTGAAGGAGCTGATCCGAGGTCAGGAGAGGGCAGCAGTGAATCAGGCTGAAGCAGTTCTTCATCAACTGGAACAAGAGATCACAGAGCTGAAGAAAAGACATACTGAATTAGGAGAGCTCTTCCAAACAGAGGACCATATCGCCTTCCTGCAA AATTGCAGGTCTCTTTGTGTTCAGCCTGTGCCTGTTGACTTACCAGCAATCACCTTTGAGCCAAACTTTGGGACCGTCATGACAGCGGTATCCGAGTTCCAAGCTCTCTTAGACGACGTCTGCCAAGGAGGATTTGGCAATATTTCGGAGAAAG TGAATGATGTTACTATTATTCAGTCCACGATACCAAAGGCAGATTCAAACTTGG CTATAGCAACACCACTACTCTTTGGCCAGACCGGACAAAATCCTTTCACCATAAATGCCCCGACATTTAGTCCATTTCCATTGTCATCAAATG GATCCAGAGCATTAAGTTCTCGTCAGAGACTGCATCCACGGAGGAGACGCAAGTAG
- the ftr67 gene encoding finTRIM family, member 67 isoform X2, with amino-acid sequence MAQAGVFLEHDQFNCSICLDVLKDPVTIPCGHSYCKGCIKGYWDQDDNLGIYGCPQCRQTFAPRPVLGRNTMLADVVEKLKKTGLHAGPTTSDPSQAKPGDVECDVCSGKKNKAFKSCLVCLASYCETHLQPHFESPAFQKHSLVSPSKKLQEQMCFRHDKLLEVFCRTDQQCICYLCLTDEHKGHDTVLATIEMNEKKNALVEMQRISQQRIKEREKELADLRRAAQMLTLSAQTALDESERIFTELVCSIERRRTEVKELIRGQERAAVNQAEAVLHQLEQEITELKKRHTELGELFQTEDHIAFLQPVPVDLPAITFEPNFGTVMTAVSEFQALLDDVCQGGFGNISEKVNDVTIIQSTIPKADSNLAIATPLLFGQTGQNPFTINAPTFSPFPLSSNGSRALSSRQRLHPRRRRK; translated from the exons ATGGCGCAAGCTGGAGTTTTCCTGGAGCACGACCAGTTCAACTGTTCCATATGTCTGGATGTCTTAAAGGACCCTGTGACTATTCCATGTGGTCACAGCTATTGTAAAGGCTGCATTAAAGGATACTGGGACCAAGACGACAATCTGGGTATTTATGGCTGTCCTCAGTGCAGACAGACCTTTGCACCCAGACCTGTGCTTGGCAGGAACACCATGCTGGCTGATGTCGTTGAGAAACTAAAGAAGACAGGGCTCCATGCTGGGCCAACAACCTCTGATCCGAGCCAAGCCAAGCCAGGGGACGTGGAGTGTGATGTATGTTCTGGAAAGAAAAACAAAGCCTTTAAATCGTGTCTGGTTTGTCTTGCGTCCTATTGTGAGACCCACCTTCAACCTCACTTCGAGTCCCCGGCCTTTCAGAAACACAGTCTGGTGTCTCCTTCAAAGAAGCTACAAGAACAGATGTGCTTTCGACACGATAAGCTATTGGAGGTTTTCTGTCGCACGGATCAGCAGTGTATTTGTTACCTTTGTTTAACCGATGAGCACAAAGGGCATGACACTGTTCTGGCTACAATAGAGATGAATGAGAAAAAG AATGCTCTCGTGGAGATGCAGAGGATTTCCCAGCAGAGAATTAAGGAAAGAGAGAAGGAGTTGGCTGACCTGAGACGGGCTGCACAGATGCTCACA CTTTCCGCACAGACAGCACTCGACGAGAGTGAGCGTATTTTCACAGAACTGGTGTGCTCTATAGAGCGGCGCCGCACTGAAGTGAAGGAGCTGATCCGAGGTCAGGAGAGGGCAGCAGTGAATCAGGCTGAAGCAGTTCTTCATCAACTGGAACAAGAGATCACAGAGCTGAAGAAAAGACATACTGAATTAGGAGAGCTCTTCCAAACAGAGGACCATATCGCCTTCCTGCAA CCTGTGCCTGTTGACTTACCAGCAATCACCTTTGAGCCAAACTTTGGGACCGTCATGACAGCGGTATCCGAGTTCCAAGCTCTCTTAGACGACGTCTGCCAAGGAGGATTTGGCAATATTTCGGAGAAAG TGAATGATGTTACTATTATTCAGTCCACGATACCAAAGGCAGATTCAAACTTGG CTATAGCAACACCACTACTCTTTGGCCAGACCGGACAAAATCCTTTCACCATAAATGCCCCGACATTTAGTCCATTTCCATTGTCATCAAATG GATCCAGAGCATTAAGTTCTCGTCAGAGACTGCATCCACGGAGGAGACGCAAGTAG